A stretch of the Pseudomonas sp. ACM7 genome encodes the following:
- a CDS encoding IclR family transcriptional regulator, with protein MAGSQIERVLSVLESLTSDPRGLQMQALAEQLDIPKSATHRLLAELIRLGYVRQNPENLRYHLSTKLVAMGFRYLSSSGADIVQPVLDRLAHETGELVRLGIIEGERQIWIAKSQGARSGLRYDPDMGRDAPLFYTASGHAWLACMSDAEALSLVERQGDERPKDLGPKAPRSNIELLERLRLAREQGYAWVEESSAVGTSAIAAVVRHPSDGRVIGVLSIAGPSARMPGARLHELAPLLLKVTEELSAASLASEMFN; from the coding sequence ATGGCCGGCAGTCAGATCGAACGTGTTCTCAGTGTGCTGGAAAGCCTCACCAGTGACCCCCGCGGGCTGCAGATGCAGGCATTGGCAGAGCAACTCGACATTCCAAAAAGCGCGACTCACCGCTTACTCGCCGAGCTGATTCGCCTGGGCTACGTGCGGCAGAATCCAGAGAATTTGCGCTATCACTTGTCGACCAAACTGGTGGCAATGGGGTTCCGCTATCTGTCGAGCAGCGGCGCCGATATCGTGCAGCCGGTGCTTGATCGTCTGGCCCATGAAACCGGAGAACTGGTGCGTCTAGGCATTATCGAAGGTGAACGGCAGATCTGGATTGCCAAATCCCAGGGCGCCCGTTCGGGGTTGCGTTACGACCCGGACATGGGCCGCGACGCGCCATTGTTTTATACCGCATCAGGCCATGCCTGGTTGGCGTGCATGAGCGATGCTGAAGCCTTGTCGCTGGTAGAGCGCCAGGGTGATGAACGGCCCAAAGACCTCGGGCCGAAGGCTCCGCGTTCCAACATTGAATTGCTGGAACGGCTGCGGCTGGCGCGGGAGCAGGGCTATGCCTGGGTCGAGGAAAGTTCGGCTGTGGGCACTTCAGCGATTGCGGCAGTGGTGCGGCACCCAAGTGATGGGCGGGTAATCGGCGTATTGAGTATTGCTGGCCCAAGCGCGCGGATGCCGGGGGCTCGACTACATGAGTTGGCGCCACTGTTGTTGAAAGTTACCGAAGAGTTGTCAGCAGCAAGTCTGGCTTCTGAGATGTTTAACTAA